The Ornithodoros turicata isolate Travis chromosome 7, ASM3712646v1, whole genome shotgun sequence genome includes a region encoding these proteins:
- the LOC135401446 gene encoding gamma-tubulin complex component 2-like: MERARQNRANKSGETEKQNVNNAVNLSRELKDEKQRQVSTIESGSKNRRKKDVDQNKQNSISSYNGSERKLTPENVSRSSKSEYTLRKEDILKLKEEIQESATEVRVGLLSSSYASSITVVPGQTKIAPTLLMNGGPHASWDFSRSFDRSKVGPIGALPVSTQEYVLLEDLLYCLVGVDGSYIKALPLTKPYGIQTFSVDETADPALHQLVKKVLQLCSCCSIVTRFIEANMEYNQGMVNQALATAMELIMRDHTVLVTQLEHHLVHLRNLTLHKMWFYVQPALSHMETLASVATAVLKGKCFGGRTLGVLHEKATSLTGDSRAREICLHLAKAASVPYFEMIEKWIYQGQIRDVYKEFLVADGNQVTKDDVSVDNTDNYWNTRYTLVHEMVPTFLNSIAEKILTTGKYRNVIRQCATGGKSIELPKEHLCYSVNEREYSEKIDSTYGLASRTLLNLLMRNLDLMGRLRSVKQYFLMEQADFVVQFMDMADEELSYPISNIVPTRLELLLQLALSTSVVSTDRYKDSVKHQLLEWSLLSQMSRILTSDQGRNDIPSDQISGYEAFTLNYDIEWPLNLVLSTSSLGCYQMIFRYLFYCRHVERMLTKVWLLDKSTQQSKSLRTHYTAAFGLRHRMLHFVQNLACYSMVEVIEPNWHIFHSKMQEVQTVDAVLELHTDFLDTCMVQCMLTNYGLLHEVYTTLRHCLDFATYVLARQASNTKTQSGDVSLLVDVVDESKEAVPFQKQVDMYQDQFDSSVERLRKCILDCSELCHGNSFADMLHRIDFNKFYSNRRTSAAH; this comes from the exons ATGGAACG GGCAAGACAAAACAGGGCAAATAAGTCTGGGGAGACAGAGAAGCAAAACGTG AACAACGCAGTTAACTTGAGTCGTGAGCTCAAGGATGAAAAGCAGCGACAAGTTAGCACAATTGAGTCTGGGTCGAAGAACCGCCGGAAGAAAGATGTGGACCAAAACAAGCAGAACAGTATTTCCTCCTACAATGGGTCTGAAAGAAAACTGACACCGGAAAATGTCTCGAGAAGCTCAAAATCTGAGTACACACTTCGCAAGGAGGACATCTTAAAG CTGAAGGAAGAGATTCAGGAATCCGCTACTGAAGTCAGGGTTGGATTATTGTCCTCAAGTTATGCATCTTCCATCACTGTAGTTCCCGGTCAGACAAAGATTG CACCAACGTTGCTCATGAATGGGGGACCACACGCATCTTGGGATTTCAGTCGAAGTTTTGACAGGAGCAAA GTAGGTCCAATCGGTGCCCTACCTGTAAGTACTCAGGAATATGTGCTGTTGGAAGATCTCCTATATTGTCTCGTG GGCGTTGACGGCTCCTATATCAAAGCATTGCCTCTCACGAAGCCTTACGGCATCCAGACCTTCTCGGTTGATGAGACAGCAG ATCCTGCACTACATCAGCTGGTCAAGAAGGTCCTTCAGCTCTGTAGCTGTTGCTCAATCGTAACACGTTTCATAGAAG CAAATATGGAATACAACCAGGGGATGGTGAATCAGGCCCTAGCCACTGCTATGGAGCTCATAATGCGGGACCACACTGTGCTGGTAACTCAGCTGGAACATCACTTGGTGCATTTACGTAATCTCACACTTCACAAGATGTGGTTCTATGTGCAACCAGCCCTGTCACACATGGAAACATTGGCATCAGTCGCAACAGCAGTGCTCAAG GGGAAGTGCTTCGGAGGGCGAACGCTTGGTGTACTTCATGAGAAGGCAACATCTTTAACTGG TGATTCCAGGGCCCGAGAGATCTGTCTTCACTTGGCCAAAGCT GCTTCTGTGCCATACTTTGAGATGATAGAAAAGTGGATCTATCAGGGTCAAATCCGTGATGTGTACAAAGAG TTTCTTGTTGCTGATGGTAACCAGGTCACAAAGGACGATGTATCAGTCGATAACACAGACAA CTATTGGAATACTCGGTACACATTAGTTCATGAAATGGTGCCAACGTTTCTGAATTCTATCGCTGAGAAAATACTCACGACGGGAAAGTATCGTAATGTTATACGTCAATGTG CTACGGGTGGAAAATCTATAGAGCTGCCAAAGGAACATCTGTGCTACTCCGTAAATGAACGAGAATATTCGGAAAAGATTGACAGTACTTATGGCTTGGCAAGTCGCACGCTTCTGAACCTGCTCATGCGCAATTTGGACCTCATGGGGAGACTTAG GTCCGTTAAACAGTATTTCCTGATGGAACAAGCAGACTTTGTGGTTCAGTTTATGGACATGGCTGACGAAGAACTGTCCTATCCTATTAGCAATATTGTGCCTACAAGATTAGAGCTGTTACTTCAGCTTGCGTTGTCAACAAGTGTCGTCAGCACCGACCGATACAAGGACAGCGTGAA GCACCAGCTCCTCGAATGGAGCCTGCTGTCGCAGATGAGTAGGATACTCACTAGCGATCAAG GCAGAAATGACATTCCTTCGGACCAGATCTCTGGCTATGAAGCTTTCACGCTCAATTACGATATCGAGTGGCCACTCAACCTTGTACTCAGTACGTCG AGCCTAGGATGCTACCAAATGATATTCCGCTACTTATTCTACTGCAGACACGTAGAACGCATGCTTACCAA GGTCTGGCTCTTGGACAAATCGACTCAGCAGTCAAAATCTTTACGCACCCACTACACAGCAGCATTTGGGCTGCGGCATCGCATGCTCCACTTTGTGCAAAACTTGGCATGTTACAGCATGGTAGAGGTTATTGAACCAAACTGGCACATCTTCCACTCCAAGATGCAAGAG GTGCAAACCGTCGATGCAGTGCTGGAACTGCACACGGACTTTCTGGACACCTGTATGGTACAGTGCATGCTCACAAACTACGGTCTGCTTCACGAGGTCTACACTACTTTGAGGCACTGCCTTGATTTTGCAACATATGTCCTA GCAAGGCAGGCAAGCAACACAAAGACCCAGAGTGGTGACGTCAGCCTGCTGGTGGATGTGGTGGATGAAAGTAAAGAAGCAGTGCCATTCCAAAAGCAAGTCGACATGTACCAGGATCAGTTTGACTCTTCTGTGGAAAGACTGCGAAAGTGCATCTTGGATTGCAGTGAGCTGTGCCATGGGAACAGCTTTGCTGATATGCTGCACAG GATTGATTTCAACAAGTTCTACTCAAACAGGAGGACGTCAGCTGCACATTAA
- the LOC135401447 gene encoding synaptotagmin-10-like, producing MMSLLLLLLAAIFVFAVVLVVTYLTYRRLYDHLQFKPQVLDNSPVHVKVAPSRTSSSSNMLSIKISHSLPELVHPSPVVEATDPKKGAPLRQITLPAVPTRHLTFQRQLAHRLDFGSVPFEVCNIQQRESHDSVGAIQPELYDQEGTAAALEAAESPALTTSCGKLLFTLKYDLDIEGLVVRILQAKDLPAKDFLGSSDPYIRIYLLPDRRKKYQTRVHRKNLNPVFNESFVFSMPLEELRHRTLQFSVYDFDRFSRNDLIGHVVVKRLHELCDVTHEMEYFVDILGVPQEKLDKLGEVMISLCYLPTAGRLTVTVIKARDLKPMDISGSSDPYVKVILVCEGKRIKKKKTSVKKSTLNPVFNEALVFDVPPENVDDVNLAVKVVDYDRVGPNELMGCCAIGTLAVGVGRDHWLSAIDNPRKPSAQWYPLVESLPAELDPPRTPSVTCIK from the exons ATGTCCCTGCTGCTGCTCCTTCTGGCGGCGATATTCGTCTTtgcggtggtgctggtggtgacgTATCTCACCTACAGACGCCTCTACGACCATCTTCAGTTCAAGCCCCAAGTGCTAGACAATAGCCCGGTGCATGTGAAGGTAGCGCCAAG CCGTACGTCGAGCTCCTCGAACATGCTGTCAATCAAGATCAGCCACAGCCTACCTGAGTTGGTGCATCCAAGCCCAGTGGTTGAAGCCACTGACCCAAAGAAAGGGGCCCCTCTGCGACAAATCACGCTGCCGGCGGTTCCCACTCGCCACCTAACCTTCCAGCGACAGCTGGCACATAGGTTGGACTTTGGAAGCGTGCCCTTTGAAG TCTGCAACATACAGCAACGAGAGAGTCACGACTCAGTCGGAGCCATTCAGCCCGAACTCTATGACCAGGAGGGAACGGCGGCGGCTTTAGAGGCAGCCGAATCGCCAGCGCTAACAACTTCCTGCGGAAAGCTTCTCTTCACCCTCAAGTACGACCTCGACATCGAGGGCCTTGTGGTCAGG ATCTTACAGGCTAAGGACCTGCCAGCGAAGGATTTTCTCGGTTCCTCTGACCCATACATCAGGATCTACCTCCTGCCAGACCGGAGAAAAAAGTATCAAACAAGG GTACACAGAAAGAACTTGAACCCAGTGTTCAATGAGTCCTTCGTGTTCTCAATGCCCCTGGAAGAACTGCGGCATAGAACGTTGCAGTTTTCCGTCTACGACTTTGACCGCTTCTCACGCAATGATCTCATTGGCCACGTCGTCGTCAAGCGGCTCCACGAactctgtgacgtcacccacgAGATGGAGTACTTCGTGGATATTCTTGGTGTACCACAG GAAAAACTGGACAAGCTTGGAGAGGTGATGATCTCCCTGTGTTACCTGCCAACTGCCGGTCGGCTCACTGTGACGGTGATTAAAGCACGTGACCTCAAACCTATGGACATCAGCGGATCTTCAG ATCCCTATGTCAAGGTGATCTTGGTGTGCGAAGGAAAACGgatcaagaagaagaaaacgtcaGTGAAGAAGTCAACGTTGAACCCGGTCTTCAACGAGGCGTTGGTGTTCGACGTACCGCCAGAAAACGTCGATGACGTCAACCTGGCCGTTAAAGTCGTCGACTACGACAG GGTAGGACCAAACGAGCTCATGGGGTGCTGTGCCATCGGTACATTAGCCGTCGGAGTGGGACGGGACCACTGGCTCTCAGCGATCGACAATCCCAGGAAACCTTCAGCTCAGTGGTACCCGCTCGTCGAGAGTCTTCCTGCGGAACTGGACCCACCGCGTACACCCTCTGTCACGTGTATAAAGTGA